The following are from one region of the Schistocerca cancellata isolate TAMUIC-IGC-003103 chromosome 11, iqSchCanc2.1, whole genome shotgun sequence genome:
- the LOC126108368 gene encoding GA-binding protein subunit beta-1-like, with protein sequence MGYWSLSQEERGRRLIEAAKQGAAEQVRELLAAGADVGARDGGWFRGTWTALHLAAERGHVAAASCLVGAGAEVDARSSSWQQTPLHWAARCGHAGVVRLLVGASADPNARDWWGRTPLHRAAVWGHAEAAAELLLAGADRGARDEDGRTPLDLARNNGKQQLVDMLTHR encoded by the exons ATGGGATACTG gagcctctctcaagaggagagagggaggaggctgaTAGAGGCGGCCAAGCAGGGGGCGGCGGAGCAGGTGCGCGAGTTGCTGGCGGCGGGGGCGGACGTGGGGGCGAGGGACGGAGGGTGGTTCAGGGGCACCTGGACCGCCCTGCACCTGGCAGCAGAGAGGGGTCACGTGGCGGCGGCCAGCTGCCTCGTCGGCGCCGGCGCGGAGGTCGACGCCAGGAGCAGCTCATGGCAGCAGACGCCCCTGCACTGGGCTGCACGGTGTGGCCACGCTGGTGTGGTGCGGCTGCTGGTCGGCGCCTCTGCTGACCCCAACGCCAGGGATTGGTGGGGGCGGACGCCGCTGCACAGGGCGGCAGTGTGGGGCCACGCAGAGGCGGCGGCTGAGCTCCTCCTGGCGGGGGCGGACAGGGGGGCCCGGGATGAGGATGGCAGGACCCCCCTGGACCTCGCCAGGAACAACGGAAAGCAGCAGCTGGTGGATATGCTGACACACCGCTGA